The DNA segment CCGCGAGCAGGATCAGCAGGCGCCCGACCGTCTCCTGAAGCCGTCCGAGATGACTCAGACGACGCTGTTCCTGATCCAGCGACTCGATCGCTTCGACCGTCAGCCCGAGCGCCGAGAGTTCGTCGACCTGGAAGCGCAGCAGATCCAGCCGCGCGGCGCGATCGGCGCCGGCCGCTTCGAGCGCCTGGAGGCGCTGATCGAGGTCGCGGAAAGCGCGAAAAGTCGTCGCGACCGCCGCGACCTGATCGCCATGCCCGCCATAGGCGTCGAGCAGCTCGCGCTGGGCATTGGCGCGCAGCAGCGACTGATGGGCGTGCTGGCCGTGGATGTCGACCAGCCGTTCGCCCAGATCACGCAACTGGGCGCCCGTGGCCGCGCGGCCGTTGATGAAGGCGCGCGAGCGGCCCTCGCGCACGATCAGCCGCCGCACCACGCAGGCGTTGTCATCGTCCAGGCCCTGCTCGACCAGCCAGTCGCGCGCGTCCGGAGCGTGATCGAGATCGATCTCGGCCAGGATCTCGGCGCGTTCGCGTCCGGCGCGGATCAGGCTCGCGTCGGCCTTGTCGCCGAGCACCAGACCGAGCGCCTCGATCAGGATCGACTTGCCGGCGCCCGTCTCGCCGGTGAGCGCGGTCATGCCGGAGCGGCATTCGAGTTCGAGATGACTGACGATGGCCAGATCCCGGACCTGGAGATAAGTCAGCATGGCGGAGTCCGTGTGATGTGATGCCCGCCCCAGTGGAGCTTGGCACGAAGGATCTGATAGTGATCGTGTCCCTTGGGGTGGATCAGATGCGCCGCGTGCGGATGGCGCGCGATACGCACCCGCGCCCCAGGCGGCAGCCGCAGATCGGTCTGACCGTCGCAGGTGACTTGCACATGACCCTGCTCCGAGCCGCGCACGCGCACCTCGATCGAACGCCCGCCCGGCACCACCAGCGGGCGGTTGCTGAGATCGTGCGGACAGATGGGCACCAGGAGGATGGCGTCCAGCGCCGGATCGACCAGCGGTCCGCCGCCCGAGAGCGCATAGGCGGTCGAGCCGGTCGGGGTGGAAACGATGAGTCCGTCGGAGCGCTGGGCGCTGACGAAGACGCCGTCGATCCGGATCTCCAGCTCGATCATGCGCGCCGTGCCCCACTTGTGGATGCTCACGTCGTTGAGCGCGGCCTCGGGTTCGCCGGCGTCCTGGTCGGTGACGATCCGGGCATCGAGCATCGACCGCCGGTCCGAGTCGAACTCGCCGGCCAGGATGCGGTCGAGCGCCGATTCGATGTGCTCGGGCGAGACGTCGACCAGAAAGCCCAGCCGCCCGAGATTGATGCCGAGCAGGGGCACGTCGTGCGGCGCCATGACGCGAGCGGCATGGAGCAGGGTGCCGTCGCCGCCGACCACGACGATCAGGTCGCAGACCGCGCCGAGCCGATCCAGGGCCAGCGCCTCGCCGATGGGCGCATCGAGCAGATGGGCGCTCTCGGCCTCCAGTCGCACCTCGATGGCGCGCGCGCGCAGATGTTCGCGCAGGCGCACGAGGGTTCCGCGAACCCGCTCGGGGTCGCCCTGCTTGGCGATGAGGCCGAGCGTCTGGAAAGCGGGCATAGGGTTCAACCGCGTCTGTGGGTGGATGTTCAGGGTGTCCTGTCGGACGACGTCGCGGATTCTAGCAATGGCTCCAGCCGTTTTCGATGCTCGGATCAGCGCACGCCCAAGTCGGCCCAACCTTGACAGCCTGAGTCGGAATCCCTAAATTGCGTGTTAGCACTCTGGCTTGGTGAGTGCTAAACATCAATCACGAACGCGATTCGGACAGCATTCATCGACTATCGTGGGCACCGGGAAACGCATATCCGCCGGCGACAGGCTCCAGACCAGCGAGGGTCAGGTCAGCGAGCGCGCGCAGCATTTCCTCAAGGCGCTCGTCGAGCGCTATATCCGCGAAGGCCAGCCGGTCGGCTCGCGCACCCTGGCCAAGGATACCGGACTCGATCTCAGTCCGGCGACCGTGCGCAACGTCATGGCCGATCTGGAGGATCTGGGGCTGATCGCCTCGCCGCACACCTCGGCGGGACGGGTGCCGACGGTGGCCGGTTACCGGCTGTTCGTCGACGCGCTATTGACGGTGCGTCCGCCATCGGAAAACGAAATCGCCGCACTGCGCACCCAGTTCAACGCGCGTCTGGACCCCAAGGCCCTGATCGAGACGGCCTCGAATCTGCTCTCGGGCATCACGCATCTGGCCGGCGTGGTGATGCTGCCGCGCCACGAGCGCCACGCCTTTCGTCAGATCGAGCTGCTGCCGCTGTCGGACTCGCGTGTGCTGGCGATCCTGATCACCAGCGAGGGCGAGGTCCACAACCGCATTCTCAACACCGACCGGCGTTTCACGCCCTCGCAGCTCGAACAGGCGGCGAACTATCTCAACCAGATGTTCACCGGTCAGGACATCAAGGACGTGCGCAAGCGGCTGCTGGAGGATCTCCAGCGCACCCATGCCCACATGGATCAGATGATGATGCGCGCCCTGGCCATGGCGCAGGACGTGATGGCCTCGGCCGAGGACCGCGACGACTGCTACATCGCCGGTCAGACCAATCTGATGGAGTTCGGCGAGCTGGCCAGCATGGACCGGCTCAAGTCGCTGTTCGACGCCTTCACCCAGAAGCACGAGATCCTGCACATCCTGGATCGCTGCATCGCCGCCGATGGGGTGCAGATCTTCATCGGCGAGGAATCGGGCTATTCGCTGCTCGACGATTGCAGCCTCGTCACCACGCCCTATCGGGTCGAGGATCGGGTGGTCGGGGTGCTGGGCGTCATCGGCCCGACGCGCATGGATTATCAGCGTGTGATCCCGATCGTCGATGTCACGGCACGGCTGCTGTCGGCGGCGCTGCGGCAGTGAAGCCCGATCGCGAAGGCAAAGGCAGGCCCCGCCGACGGGCCGCTGACACTGAATCAACGATTGCGCCCCCAGGGGCTGAATTTCAACCGGAGGTTTTTTGATGAGCACGGAACCACAGCGCCCGGAGTCGGCGCCCCAGGAAGCGCCCCAGCGCGACGAGGCGGCCCTGCGCGCGGCCGTGGAAGCCTACAAGGAAGCCGACGCCACGCTCGACGAGCCGCCAGCGTCGGCGGACGGGGCGAGCGCCGAGTCCGAGGCCCAGACCGAGAAGCGTTCGATCGAGGAGCTGAGCGCCGCCCTGGATGCCGCGCGCGCCGAGATCGAGGACAGCCGCGACCAGGTACTGCGTGCGCGCGCCGAGCTGGAGAACCTCAGGCGCCGTCACGCCCAGGAGCTGGAGAAGGCGCACAAGTTCGCGCTCGACGGCTTCGTGCGCGAGCTGCTCCAGGTGCGAGACAGTCTCGAACTCGG comes from the Allochromatium tepidum genome and includes:
- a CDS encoding NAD(+) kinase, with translation MPAFQTLGLIAKQGDPERVRGTLVRLREHLRARAIEVRLEAESAHLLDAPIGEALALDRLGAVCDLIVVVGGDGTLLHAARVMAPHDVPLLGINLGRLGFLVDVSPEHIESALDRILAGEFDSDRRSMLDARIVTDQDAGEPEAALNDVSIHKWGTARMIELEIRIDGVFVSAQRSDGLIVSTPTGSTAYALSGGGPLVDPALDAILLVPICPHDLSNRPLVVPGGRSIEVRVRGSEQGHVQVTCDGQTDLRLPPGARVRIARHPHAAHLIHPKGHDHYQILRAKLHWGGHHITRTPPC
- the hrcA gene encoding heat-inducible transcriptional repressor HrcA; amino-acid sequence: MGTGKRISAGDRLQTSEGQVSERAQHFLKALVERYIREGQPVGSRTLAKDTGLDLSPATVRNVMADLEDLGLIASPHTSAGRVPTVAGYRLFVDALLTVRPPSENEIAALRTQFNARLDPKALIETASNLLSGITHLAGVVMLPRHERHAFRQIELLPLSDSRVLAILITSEGEVHNRILNTDRRFTPSQLEQAANYLNQMFTGQDIKDVRKRLLEDLQRTHAHMDQMMMRALAMAQDVMASAEDRDDCYIAGQTNLMEFGELASMDRLKSLFDAFTQKHEILHILDRCIAADGVQIFIGEESGYSLLDDCSLVTTPYRVEDRVVGVLGVIGPTRMDYQRVIPIVDVTARLLSAALRQ
- the grpE gene encoding nucleotide exchange factor GrpE — its product is MSTEPQRPESAPQEAPQRDEAALRAAVEAYKEADATLDEPPASADGASAESEAQTEKRSIEELSAALDAARAEIEDSRDQVLRARAELENLRRRHAQELEKAHKFALDGFVRELLQVRDSLELGCNAAQEASADVDKLREGTELTLKLLGDVMEKFGVGVVDPVDQPFDPEFHQAMSMQPREDVPPNTVVLVIQKGYTLNGRLVRPALVMVSQAAAAQ